The DNA window GTGAATACCTGTGGATTTATTGAGTCAGCAAAACAAGAATCTATTGATACAATTGTAGAATTAGGAACCTTAAAAATCAATGGAAATTGTAAATTATTAGTGGTAACGGGTTGTTTGGCTGAAAGATACTCAAAGGAATTAATAGAAGAACTACCAGAAGTAGATGCGGTGATAGGAACAGGAAACTATCCAGAAATTATAAAAGTTATTGATGATACATTAAAAGGAAAGAAAGTTGTAAAATCTGGAAATATCAATATAGAAATATCAGAAGATCTTCCAAGAATTTTAAGTACACCTAAGTTTATGGGTTATCTTAAAATTGCAGAAGGCTGTGATAATTGTTGTACTTACTGCATTATTCCAAAGTTGAGAGGAAATTATAGAAGTAGAAAAATGGAATATATTATTAATGAAGCACAAATTATGGCCCAAAAAGGCGTTAAAGAAATGATTTTAATTGCTCAAGATACTTCAAGATATGGTATTGATCTATACAAAGAATATAAACTTCCTGAATTATTGAGGAAGTTAGCGCAAATTGAAGGAATAGAGTGGATAAGAATTTTATATTGCTATCCTGATAAAATTTCAGATGAATTAATCAATGTAATTGCAGAAGAAAAAAAGATTTGCAAATACATTGATATGCCAATTCAACATTGTAATGATGAAATTCTAAAAAGAATGAATAGAGCTACAAGAAAAGAACATATTTTACAAGTTATTCAAAAACTACGTAATAAAATACCCAATATGCATATTCGCACATCTCTTATTGTTGGTTTTCCAGGAGAGACAAAGGAGCAGTTTGAGGAACTAAAAACATTTGTTGAGGATGTGAAATTTGATAGACTAGGGGTATTTACTTATTCAAAAGAAGAAGATACACCAGCTGCTAAATTAAAAGGCCAGATTTCAGAAGATATTAAGGAAGAAAGAAGAGATGAAATTATGGCTATACAAAAAGAGGTTTCATTTCAAAAAAACATGGAGAAAATAGGTAATATTTATGATATACTGATAGAAGAGAAGATTGATGAAGAGGATGTTTATGTAGGAAGAACGGCATATGATGCACCAGAGGTTGATGGTATTGTGTATGTAAATTCAACTAAACTTCTAATTATAGGAGATTTAGTAAAGGTTAAAATAACAGAT is part of the Crassaminicella profunda genome and encodes:
- the rimO gene encoding 30S ribosomal protein S12 methylthiotransferase RimO — protein: MNLKVAIESLGCSKNLVDSEVMMGLLSQYDFEITKDEYEADIIIVNTCGFIESAKQESIDTIVELGTLKINGNCKLLVVTGCLAERYSKELIEELPEVDAVIGTGNYPEIIKVIDDTLKGKKVVKSGNINIEISEDLPRILSTPKFMGYLKIAEGCDNCCTYCIIPKLRGNYRSRKMEYIINEAQIMAQKGVKEMILIAQDTSRYGIDLYKEYKLPELLRKLAQIEGIEWIRILYCYPDKISDELINVIAEEKKICKYIDMPIQHCNDEILKRMNRATRKEHILQVIQKLRNKIPNMHIRTSLIVGFPGETKEQFEELKTFVEDVKFDRLGVFTYSKEEDTPAAKLKGQISEDIKEERRDEIMAIQKEVSFQKNMEKIGNIYDILIEEKIDEEDVYVGRTAYDAPEVDGIVYVNSTKLLIIGDLVKVKITDTLEYDLLGEILHESCE